One segment of Mycolicibacterium baixiangningiae DNA contains the following:
- a CDS encoding DUF6512 family protein, with protein sequence MFMHSNANQLPGCTVSIFGAVASHVWPWTVAALPVVVACGVLLHFTYARSGRNRVVAVFAPVNESLWEHLKMAYWPLVAYTVFELVVAAGPPSGLLAARAAGFVVTAVSMLTLSAALTATLPRPGLRGQLLRDGMIFVVSVILGLLACEVLLGQLGLVPDRIGAALLALPAAVFAVTTFAPPHTPLFEDQITGGYGTPTDRGQRR encoded by the coding sequence ATGTTTATGCACTCAAATGCAAATCAATTACCGGGCTGCACTGTCAGTATATTCGGCGCTGTGGCCTCGCATGTGTGGCCCTGGACTGTAGCGGCCCTACCGGTGGTGGTCGCCTGCGGCGTGCTGCTGCATTTCACTTATGCACGGTCTGGCCGCAACCGTGTCGTCGCGGTGTTCGCGCCCGTCAACGAAAGCCTGTGGGAACACCTGAAAATGGCGTACTGGCCGCTGGTGGCGTACACGGTCTTCGAACTCGTTGTCGCCGCCGGCCCGCCGTCAGGCCTGCTCGCGGCGCGAGCGGCGGGCTTCGTCGTCACGGCGGTGTCGATGCTGACCTTGTCCGCCGCACTCACCGCGACCCTGCCGCGCCCCGGGCTGCGCGGCCAACTGCTCCGCGACGGGATGATTTTCGTCGTTTCGGTGATCCTCGGGCTACTCGCCTGCGAGGTGCTTCTGGGTCAACTCGGTTTGGTACCCGACCGGATCGGCGCGGCACTGCTGGCGCTTCCGGCCGCGGTGTTCGCGGTGACGACGTTCGCTCCTCCGCACACCCCCTTGTTCGAGGACCAGATCACCGGTGGTTATGGCACACCGACGGATCGCGGTCAGCGACGCTGA
- a CDS encoding oxygenase MpaB family protein produces MSARTTTAKPKTLHSCEAPTDPLGPDSLTWKYFGDLRTGMLGVWIGAIQNMYPELGAGVEGHSILKREPLQRVARSVYPIMGVVYDGDRAAQTGEQIKSYHTTIKGTDHAGRRYHALNPETFYWAHATFFMLIIKTAEYFCGGLTEADKRQLFDEHVQWYRMYGMSMRPVPKSWEEFCEYWDRKCREELEMNQATLDIFAIRIPKPWFVLMPTPVWDQMFKPMLGAQRWIAAGLFDPAVRERAGLRWTPGDEVLLRLFGKLVELAFVAVPDEIRLHPRALAAYRRAEGKLPADAPLVEAPAFMGPPADRRGLPMHYVPRHKSLLDKAGSLVHTTFSLAGLRPARGRGKAA; encoded by the coding sequence ATGAGCGCGAGGACGACGACCGCAAAGCCCAAGACCCTGCACTCGTGCGAGGCACCCACCGATCCGCTGGGCCCGGATTCGCTGACGTGGAAGTACTTCGGAGACCTGCGCACCGGCATGCTGGGCGTGTGGATCGGCGCGATCCAGAACATGTATCCCGAACTGGGCGCCGGTGTCGAAGGCCACTCGATTCTCAAGCGCGAACCGCTGCAGCGCGTGGCGCGCTCGGTCTATCCGATCATGGGCGTCGTCTACGACGGTGACCGCGCCGCGCAGACCGGTGAGCAGATCAAGAGCTATCACACGACGATAAAGGGCACCGACCACGCCGGGCGGCGCTATCACGCGCTGAACCCCGAGACGTTCTACTGGGCGCACGCCACCTTCTTCATGCTGATCATCAAGACGGCGGAGTACTTCTGCGGCGGGCTCACCGAGGCCGACAAGCGCCAACTGTTCGACGAACACGTGCAGTGGTACCGCATGTACGGGATGAGCATGCGGCCCGTGCCGAAGTCGTGGGAGGAGTTCTGCGAGTACTGGGATCGCAAGTGCCGCGAGGAACTCGAGATGAACCAGGCGACGCTGGACATCTTCGCGATCCGCATCCCCAAACCGTGGTTCGTGTTGATGCCGACCCCGGTGTGGGACCAAATGTTCAAACCGATGTTGGGCGCGCAGCGGTGGATCGCCGCGGGCCTGTTCGACCCCGCCGTACGCGAACGCGCCGGGCTGCGGTGGACGCCGGGAGACGAGGTCCTGCTGCGGCTGTTCGGCAAGCTCGTCGAGTTGGCCTTCGTCGCCGTACCCGACGAGATCCGCCTGCATCCGCGCGCGCTGGCCGCCTATCGGCGCGCCGAGGGCAAACTGCCCGCCGATGCACCCCTGGTGGAAGCGCCCGCGTTCATGGGCCCGCCGGCCGACCGCCGCGGCCTGCCGATGCACTACGTCCCACGCCACAAGTCGCTGCTGGACAAGGCCGGGTCGTTGGTCCACACGACGTTCTCTTTGGCGGGGCTGCGTCCGGCCCGCGGACGCGGTAAGGCAGCCTAG
- the pheS gene encoding phenylalanine--tRNA ligase subunit alpha codes for MAGNLSEEALTDAVDAARHAFDQAGDLDALARAKTEHLGDRSPIALARQSLGSLPKSERADAGKRVNVARSDAQRSYDERLGALRAERDAAVLVAERIDVTLPSTRQPVGARHPITILAENVADTFVAMGWELAEGPEVETEQFNFDALNFPPDHPARSEQDTFYVAPDGSRQVLRTHTSPVQIRALLERDLPVYIISIGRTFRTDELDATHTPVFHQVEGLAVDKGLTMAHLRGTLDAFARAQFGPQGGTRFRPHFFPFTEPSAEVDVWFPNKKGGPGWVEWGGCGMVNPNVLRACGIDPDEYSGFAFGMGLERTLQFRNGIPDMRDMVEGDVRFSLPFGVGA; via the coding sequence GTGGCCGGAAACCTGTCCGAAGAGGCGTTGACCGACGCGGTCGACGCGGCCCGCCATGCGTTCGATCAGGCCGGTGATCTCGATGCGCTGGCCCGCGCCAAGACCGAACATCTCGGTGACCGGTCGCCGATCGCGCTGGCGCGCCAGTCGCTGGGCAGCCTGCCGAAGTCGGAGCGCGCGGATGCGGGTAAGCGCGTCAACGTCGCGCGGTCGGACGCGCAGCGCAGCTACGACGAGCGCCTCGGCGCGCTGCGGGCCGAACGTGACGCGGCGGTGCTGGTCGCCGAACGCATCGACGTCACACTGCCGTCGACGCGCCAGCCCGTCGGCGCCCGCCATCCGATCACGATCCTGGCCGAGAACGTCGCCGACACCTTCGTCGCGATGGGCTGGGAGCTCGCCGAGGGACCCGAGGTCGAGACCGAACAGTTCAACTTCGACGCGCTGAACTTCCCGCCGGACCACCCTGCCCGCAGCGAGCAGGACACGTTCTACGTCGCACCGGACGGCTCGCGTCAGGTGCTGCGCACCCACACCTCACCGGTGCAGATCCGCGCGCTGCTGGAGCGCGATCTGCCCGTGTACATCATCTCGATCGGCCGGACCTTTCGCACCGACGAGCTCGACGCGACCCACACCCCGGTGTTCCATCAGGTCGAGGGGCTCGCCGTCGACAAGGGGCTGACGATGGCACATCTGCGGGGCACCCTGGACGCGTTCGCGCGGGCACAGTTCGGTCCGCAGGGCGGCACCCGGTTCCGGCCGCACTTCTTCCCGTTCACCGAACCGTCGGCGGAGGTCGACGTGTGGTTCCCGAACAAGAAGGGTGGGCCCGGCTGGGTGGAATGGGGTGGCTGCGGAATGGTCAACCCGAATGTGCTGCGCGCCTGCGGGATCGACCCCGACGAGTATTCCGGCTTCGCATTCGGCATGGGTTTGGAGCGAACATTGCAGTTCCGCAACGGGATTCCCGATATGCGCGACATGGTCGAGGGTGACGTGCGGTTCTCGCTGCCGTTCGGGGTGGGCGCCTGA
- the argC gene encoding N-acetyl-gamma-glutamyl-phosphate reductase — MQTSHMTSVAVAGASGYAGGEILRLLLGHPAYADGRLTIGALTAAGSAGTALAEHHPHLLPLADRVLDATDVETLSGHDVVFLGLPHGHSAALAEQLGDDTLIIDCGADFRLTDAAAWERFYGSSHAGSWPYGLPELPGARDRLANAKRIAVPGCYPTAALLALLPAVAEDLVEPAVTIVAVSGTSGAGRAAKTDLLGAEVIGSARAYNVGGKHRHTPEIAQGLRAVTDKDVTVSFTPVLIPTSRGILATCTARTSASLSQLRAAYEKAYDTEPFVHLLPEGQLPKTGSVIGSNAAQLAVALDEDAQTFIAIAAIDNLTKGTGGAAVQSMNLALGWPETEGLSVVGVAP; from the coding sequence ATGCAAACTTCACACATGACTTCTGTCGCTGTCGCCGGGGCCAGCGGATACGCCGGCGGGGAGATCCTTCGCCTGCTGCTCGGGCACCCCGCCTACGCCGACGGCCGGCTGACCATCGGCGCGTTGACCGCAGCGGGCAGCGCCGGTACCGCGCTGGCCGAGCACCATCCGCACCTGCTGCCGCTGGCAGATCGAGTGCTCGACGCCACCGACGTCGAGACGCTGTCCGGCCATGACGTCGTCTTCCTCGGCCTCCCGCACGGGCACTCCGCCGCGCTGGCAGAGCAACTCGGCGACGACACCCTGATCATCGACTGCGGCGCCGACTTCCGGCTCACCGACGCCGCTGCCTGGGAGCGGTTCTACGGCTCGTCGCACGCCGGTAGCTGGCCGTACGGTCTGCCCGAACTGCCCGGAGCCCGTGACCGGCTCGCCAACGCCAAGCGGATCGCCGTGCCCGGGTGCTATCCCACCGCGGCGCTCCTCGCACTCCTGCCCGCCGTCGCCGAGGATCTCGTCGAACCGGCCGTGACCATTGTCGCCGTCAGCGGCACGTCGGGTGCCGGCCGCGCCGCCAAGACCGATCTGCTCGGCGCCGAGGTCATCGGCTCGGCCCGGGCCTACAACGTCGGCGGCAAGCACCGGCACACCCCCGAAATCGCCCAGGGCCTGCGGGCCGTCACGGACAAGGACGTCACGGTGTCCTTCACCCCGGTGCTGATCCCCACCTCGCGGGGGATCCTCGCCACTTGCACCGCCCGTACCTCCGCGTCGCTGTCGCAGCTGCGCGCGGCCTATGAGAAGGCATACGACACTGAACCTTTCGTCCACCTTCTGCCCGAAGGTCAGCTCCCCAAGACCGGTTCGGTGATCGGGAGCAACGCCGCACAACTCGCGGTGGCCCTCGACGAGGACGCGCAGACGTTCATTGCGATCGCGGCGATCGACAACCTGACAAAGGGCACCGGCGGCGCCGCCGTGCAGTCGATGAACCTGGCGCTGGGCTGGCCGGAAACCGAGGGCCTCTCGGTCGTCGGAGTCGCACCGTGA
- a CDS encoding acyl-CoA dehydrogenase family protein yields MLEWSDVDIAVRDAVREFVDKEIRPHVDALESGEMEPYPIIRKLFSTFGIDAMAKESLEKRLARLREGGSSSGGHSSGGMFGGDGGSAGMGFVVVSELCRVCMGVVTGMGVSLGLTVPTIMGRGTLAQQERWLPGLVTYEKVGAWAITEPDSGSDAFGGMKSYVVRDGDDYILNGQKTFITNGPDADVVVVYAKLDEGVGVDKRDRKVLTFVLDRGMEGFVQSKPFRKMGIHSSRTGELFFNNVRLGRDRLLGETEDNEAGDGRESARSSFSAERIGVAAMALGVIEECLRLSVDYARNRTLWGKEIGQFQLIQLKLASMEVARMNVRNMLFRVIEASQTGTAISLAEASAIKWYCSQAATDVAMEAVQLFGGNGYMTEYRVEQLARDAKSLMIYAGSNEVQITHVAKGLLRG; encoded by the coding sequence ATGCTCGAGTGGTCTGATGTCGATATTGCCGTGCGCGATGCCGTCCGGGAGTTCGTCGACAAGGAAATACGTCCGCATGTCGACGCTCTGGAGAGCGGCGAGATGGAGCCCTACCCCATCATCCGGAAGCTGTTCAGCACCTTCGGAATCGATGCGATGGCCAAGGAGTCGCTGGAAAAGCGGTTGGCGCGGCTTAGGGAGGGTGGCTCATCGTCTGGCGGCCACAGCTCCGGCGGAATGTTCGGCGGTGACGGCGGTAGCGCGGGCATGGGTTTCGTGGTCGTCAGCGAGCTGTGCCGGGTGTGCATGGGCGTCGTCACCGGCATGGGAGTCAGCCTCGGACTCACCGTTCCGACGATCATGGGCCGCGGAACGCTCGCTCAGCAGGAGCGCTGGCTACCCGGTCTGGTGACCTACGAGAAGGTGGGCGCCTGGGCGATCACCGAACCGGATTCGGGTTCCGATGCGTTCGGCGGTATGAAGTCCTACGTCGTCCGGGATGGCGACGACTACATCCTCAACGGCCAGAAGACCTTCATCACCAACGGCCCGGACGCCGACGTGGTGGTGGTCTACGCCAAGCTCGACGAGGGGGTTGGCGTCGACAAGCGTGACCGAAAGGTGCTCACGTTCGTCCTCGACCGCGGCATGGAAGGTTTCGTGCAGTCGAAGCCGTTCCGCAAGATGGGAATTCACTCCTCCCGCACCGGCGAACTGTTCTTCAACAACGTGCGTTTGGGCCGCGACCGGCTACTCGGTGAGACCGAGGACAACGAGGCCGGCGACGGCCGCGAGAGCGCACGGTCGAGTTTCTCCGCGGAGCGCATCGGCGTCGCCGCCATGGCGCTCGGGGTGATCGAGGAGTGTCTGCGCCTGTCTGTCGACTACGCGCGCAATCGCACACTGTGGGGTAAGGAGATCGGCCAGTTCCAGCTCATCCAGCTCAAGCTCGCCTCGATGGAGGTGGCGCGGATGAACGTGCGCAACATGCTGTTCCGTGTGATCGAGGCATCGCAGACCGGCACGGCGATCTCGCTCGCGGAGGCGTCGGCGATCAAGTGGTACTGCTCGCAGGCCGCGACGGACGTCGCCATGGAAGCGGTCCAGTTGTTCGGCGGCAACGGCTACATGACCGAGTACCGGGTGGAGCAGTTGGCCCGCGACGCCAAGTCGCTGATGATCTACGCCGGGAGCAACGAGGTGCAGATCACCCACGTGGCCAAGGGTCTGCTGCGCGGGTAG
- the argJ gene encoding bifunctional glutamate N-acetyltransferase/amino-acid acetyltransferase ArgJ: MTAKLIRTQGVTAPAGFRAAGTAAGIKASGALDLALVLNEGPDHAAAGVFTRNQVQAAPVLWSRQVLTTGRLRAVVLNSGGANACTGPLGFQDAHATAEAVAAALSDWGSETGAIEVAVCSTGLIGDRLPMDRVLAGVTEVVHEMAGGLSGGEEAARAIMTTDTVPKQVALHHPNNWTVGGMAKGAGMMAPSLATMLCVLTTDAVADAAALDTALRRAAKRTFDRLDIDGSCSTNDTVLLLASGASEITPTQEELDDAVLRVCDDLCAQLQADAEGVTKRVAITVSGAPTEDDALGAARLLARDSLVKTALFGSDANWGRVLAAVGMVPFTIDPNRITVSFNGSPTFVNGAGAPGARDVDLTGTDIDVTVDLGLGAGEATVRTTDLSHAYVEENSAYSS, translated from the coding sequence GTGACCGCGAAGCTCATCCGCACCCAGGGCGTCACCGCACCCGCCGGCTTCCGGGCCGCCGGAACCGCGGCCGGTATCAAGGCATCCGGTGCGCTCGACCTCGCCCTGGTCCTCAACGAGGGCCCTGACCACGCCGCCGCTGGCGTCTTCACCCGCAATCAGGTGCAGGCCGCGCCGGTGCTGTGGAGCCGTCAGGTGCTCACCACCGGACGGCTACGCGCTGTGGTCCTCAACTCCGGTGGCGCGAACGCCTGCACCGGCCCGCTCGGATTCCAGGACGCCCACGCCACCGCGGAGGCGGTCGCTGCCGCGCTGTCCGACTGGGGTTCGGAGACCGGGGCCATCGAAGTCGCCGTCTGCTCGACCGGTCTGATCGGCGACCGGCTGCCGATGGACCGGGTGCTGGCCGGGGTCACCGAGGTCGTGCACGAGATGGCCGGTGGCCTCTCCGGCGGCGAGGAAGCCGCCCGCGCCATCATGACCACCGACACCGTGCCGAAACAGGTTGCGCTGCACCACCCGAACAACTGGACCGTCGGCGGGATGGCCAAGGGCGCGGGCATGATGGCCCCGTCACTGGCGACCATGCTGTGCGTGCTGACCACCGACGCCGTCGCCGATGCAGCGGCCCTCGACACCGCGCTGCGCCGTGCCGCCAAGCGCACGTTCGACCGGCTCGACATCGACGGCAGCTGCTCCACCAACGACACCGTGCTGCTGCTCGCCTCGGGGGCCAGCGAGATCACCCCGACGCAGGAGGAGCTCGACGACGCGGTGCTGCGGGTCTGCGACGACCTGTGCGCCCAGCTGCAGGCCGACGCCGAAGGCGTCACCAAGCGGGTCGCGATCACGGTCAGCGGTGCGCCGACCGAGGACGACGCGCTGGGCGCCGCCCGGCTGCTCGCCCGCGACAGCCTGGTCAAGACAGCGCTGTTCGGATCCGACGCCAACTGGGGCCGCGTGCTGGCCGCCGTCGGCATGGTGCCCTTCACCATCGACCCGAACCGGATCACGGTGTCCTTCAACGGGTCTCCGACTTTCGTCAACGGCGCGGGTGCGCCCGGCGCCCGCGACGTCGACCTGACCGGCACGGACATCGACGTCACCGTCGATCTCGGCCTGGGGGCGGGGGAGGCGACGGTGCGCACCACCGATCTGTCGCACGCCTACGTCGAAGAAAACTCGGCCTACAGCTCATGA
- a CDS encoding adenylate/guanylate cyclase domain-containing protein: protein MEVESFGERSGGAEDAEQAPSRGSAGPLGWLYSANHSPGVVEFLRRARRALPGDPDFGDPLSADGVGGPRAAARVADRLLDREAVSREVSLGALQVWQALTERVSGKPANPEVTLVFSDLVGFSSWSLSAGDDATLRLLRRVAQVFEPPLLEAGGRIVKRMGDGSMVVFTDATTAVRAVLTAMNAVRAIEVDGYNPRMRVGVHTGRPQRIGSDWLGVDVNIAARVMERATRGGLVVSQTTLDRVAAEDLEALDVTVKRQRRQVFSLKPDGVPPDLSMYRLRRRRPLDADSADDGS from the coding sequence GTGGAGGTCGAGTCGTTCGGCGAACGATCCGGCGGTGCCGAGGACGCAGAACAGGCGCCGTCGCGCGGGTCGGCAGGACCCCTCGGTTGGCTCTACAGCGCCAACCACAGTCCCGGGGTGGTGGAGTTCTTGCGCCGGGCCCGGCGCGCGTTGCCCGGCGACCCGGATTTCGGTGACCCGCTGTCGGCCGACGGCGTGGGTGGGCCTCGTGCGGCCGCGCGGGTGGCCGACCGGTTGCTCGACCGCGAGGCGGTCTCACGGGAGGTCAGCCTCGGTGCCCTGCAGGTGTGGCAGGCGCTGACCGAACGGGTGTCGGGCAAACCGGCCAACCCTGAGGTCACTCTGGTCTTCAGTGACCTGGTCGGATTCTCGTCGTGGTCGCTGAGCGCCGGTGACGACGCGACCCTGCGGTTGCTGCGCCGGGTGGCGCAGGTGTTCGAGCCACCGTTGTTGGAGGCCGGCGGCCGCATCGTCAAACGGATGGGCGACGGGTCCATGGTGGTGTTCACAGACGCGACGACGGCGGTGCGCGCCGTGCTCACCGCGATGAACGCGGTCCGGGCGATCGAGGTCGACGGATACAACCCGCGCATGCGGGTCGGCGTGCACACCGGCCGGCCCCAGCGGATCGGATCGGACTGGCTCGGGGTGGACGTCAACATCGCCGCGCGGGTGATGGAGCGGGCGACGCGCGGTGGGCTGGTCGTCTCGCAGACGACGCTCGACCGCGTTGCCGCCGAAGATCTGGAGGCGCTCGACGTCACCGTCAAGCGTCAGCGCCGGCAGGTGTTCAGCCTCAAACCCGACGGCGTGCCCCCGGATCTGTCCATGTACCGCTTGCGCAGGCGCAGGCCGCTGGACGCCGACTCCGCCGACGACGGCTCGTAG
- the argB gene encoding acetylglutamate kinase, producing MSTGTETKAQVLAGALPWLKQLHGKIVVVKYGGNAMTDDTLKAAFAADMVFLRNCGVHPVVVHGGGPQISAMLKRLGIPGDFRGGFRVTTPEVLDVARMVLFGQVGRELVGLINAHGPYAVGITGEDAHLFTAVRRSVTVDGVATDIGLVGDVEHVNTEAVRDLIAAGRIPVVSTIAPDVHGVVHNINADTAAAALASALHAEKLVMLTDVEGLYTDWPDRTSLVSQIDTATLAELLPKLEAGMVPKIEACLRAVTDGVPSAHVIDGRVEHCVLVELFTDEGTGTKVVSS from the coding sequence ATGAGCACTGGAACCGAGACCAAGGCGCAGGTGCTCGCCGGCGCGCTGCCGTGGCTCAAACAACTCCACGGCAAGATCGTCGTCGTCAAGTACGGCGGTAACGCCATGACCGACGACACCCTCAAGGCAGCGTTCGCCGCCGACATGGTGTTCCTGCGCAACTGCGGCGTGCACCCCGTCGTCGTCCACGGTGGTGGCCCGCAGATCAGCGCGATGCTCAAGCGCCTCGGGATCCCCGGCGATTTCCGGGGCGGGTTCCGGGTGACCACGCCCGAGGTGCTCGACGTCGCGCGCATGGTGCTGTTCGGTCAGGTCGGCCGCGAACTCGTCGGGCTGATCAACGCGCACGGGCCCTACGCGGTCGGCATCACCGGTGAGGACGCGCACCTGTTCACCGCGGTGCGCAGAAGCGTCACAGTCGACGGTGTGGCCACCGACATCGGTCTGGTCGGCGACGTCGAACACGTCAACACCGAGGCCGTTCGGGACCTGATCGCCGCCGGCCGCATCCCGGTCGTGTCGACCATCGCGCCCGACGTCCACGGCGTGGTGCACAACATCAACGCCGACACCGCGGCGGCCGCGCTGGCCTCGGCGCTGCACGCCGAGAAGCTGGTGATGCTGACCGACGTCGAAGGGCTCTACACCGACTGGCCCGACCGCACCTCCCTGGTGAGCCAGATCGACACCGCCACACTGGCGGAGCTCTTGCCGAAGCTGGAGGCCGGTATGGTCCCGAAGATCGAGGCATGCCTACGCGCCGTCACCGACGGTGTGCCCAGTGCGCACGTCATCGACGGTCGCGTCGAACACTGCGTGCTGGTCGAACTGTTCACCGACGAAGGGACCGGCACCAAGGTGGTGAGCTCATGA
- the pheT gene encoding phenylalanine--tRNA ligase subunit beta, with protein MRLPYNWLREVVAAGAPGWDVSAAELEKALIRIGHEVEEVLPVGPVSGPLTIGRVAEIEELTEFKKPIRAVKVDVGEAELRDIVCGATNFAVNDLVVVALPGTVLPGDFTIAKRKTYGRTSDGMICSTAELNLGADHSGILVLPPGTVAPGTPAADVLGLDDVVFNLAITPDRGYCLSVRGMAREIACAYGLDYVDPADVPALPAEGDALPVTIEPGTGVLRFGLRPVTGIDPAAVSPWWLQRRLLLSGIRAISPAVDVTNYVMLELGHPMHAHDRSLITGGFRVRFAEPGETVVTLDDVERRLDPADVLIVDDAATAAIGGVMGAGTTEVRETTSDVLLEAAVWDPAAVSRTQRRLHLASEAGRRYERTVDPAVSVAALDRCAALLAEIAGGTVEPRLTDWRGDPPREDWSPAPVSMALDRPDRTAGVEYAPGTTEKRLTQIGATVTVEGDRLTAVPPSWRPDIKQPADLVEEVLRLEGLEQIPSVLPAAPAGRGLTATQKRRRAIGKSLALSGYVEILPSPFLPDGVFDVWGLAADDPRRATTRVLNPLEADRPNLATTLLPGLLEALGRNVSRGAVDTALFAIAQVVEPTEQTRAVERIPNDRRPTDAEIATLDASLPRQPQHVGAVLTGLREPAGPWGKGRPVEAADAFEMVRIVGRAAGVEFTLRAAQHLPWHPGRGAEVLIGDAVVGHAGQLHPAVVERAGLPKGTCAVELDLDAVPMTELLPAPRVSPFPAVFQDVSLIVSDDVAAQSVVDAVRSGAGELLEDVRLFDVYTGPQIGDGRKSLALALRFRAADRTLTEDEASAARDAAVQAAAEQVGAVQRR; from the coding sequence ATGCGGTTGCCGTACAACTGGCTGCGCGAGGTCGTGGCGGCCGGCGCGCCCGGCTGGGACGTGTCGGCCGCCGAGCTCGAGAAAGCCCTGATCCGCATCGGCCACGAGGTCGAGGAGGTGCTGCCCGTCGGTCCGGTGAGCGGGCCACTGACCATCGGCCGGGTCGCCGAGATCGAGGAGCTCACCGAGTTCAAGAAACCCATCCGCGCCGTCAAGGTCGATGTCGGTGAAGCCGAGCTCCGCGACATCGTCTGCGGGGCAACGAATTTCGCTGTCAATGATCTGGTGGTGGTGGCTCTCCCCGGTACTGTGCTCCCCGGCGACTTCACGATCGCGAAGCGCAAGACCTATGGCCGCACCTCGGACGGCATGATCTGCTCGACCGCCGAACTCAACCTCGGCGCCGACCACTCCGGGATCCTCGTCCTGCCGCCCGGAACCGTGGCCCCCGGAACGCCGGCCGCCGACGTGCTCGGGCTCGACGACGTCGTGTTCAACCTCGCGATCACGCCGGACCGCGGCTACTGCCTGTCGGTGCGCGGTATGGCCCGTGAGATCGCCTGCGCCTACGGCCTGGACTACGTGGACCCGGCGGACGTGCCCGCGTTGCCCGCGGAGGGGGACGCGCTGCCCGTCACCATCGAACCGGGCACCGGCGTGCTGCGGTTCGGGTTGCGGCCCGTCACCGGCATCGACCCCGCCGCGGTGTCGCCGTGGTGGCTGCAGCGCCGCCTCCTGCTGTCCGGGATCCGGGCGATCTCCCCGGCGGTCGACGTCACCAACTACGTGATGCTCGAGCTCGGCCACCCCATGCACGCCCACGACCGCAGCCTGATCACCGGTGGATTCCGAGTGCGCTTCGCCGAACCCGGCGAGACGGTCGTGACGCTCGACGACGTCGAGCGCCGGCTGGATCCGGCCGACGTGCTCATCGTCGACGACGCGGCGACCGCCGCGATCGGCGGCGTGATGGGCGCGGGCACCACCGAGGTCCGTGAGACGACCTCCGACGTGTTGCTCGAAGCGGCGGTATGGGACCCGGCGGCGGTGTCCCGCACGCAGCGACGGCTGCACCTGGCCAGTGAGGCCGGCCGCCGCTACGAGCGCACGGTCGACCCGGCCGTCTCGGTCGCGGCGCTCGACCGGTGCGCCGCGCTGCTCGCCGAGATCGCCGGTGGCACCGTCGAACCCCGGCTGACCGACTGGCGTGGCGACCCGCCTCGTGAGGACTGGTCGCCCGCGCCGGTCTCGATGGCACTCGACCGGCCCGACCGCACGGCCGGTGTGGAGTACGCACCGGGCACCACCGAGAAACGGCTCACCCAGATCGGCGCGACCGTCACCGTTGAGGGGGACCGGTTGACCGCCGTTCCTCCGAGCTGGCGCCCCGACATCAAACAGCCCGCCGATCTGGTCGAGGAGGTGCTGCGGCTCGAAGGCCTCGAGCAGATCCCTTCGGTGCTGCCCGCCGCCCCCGCCGGCCGCGGCCTGACCGCCACCCAGAAGCGTCGCCGGGCGATCGGGAAGTCCCTGGCGCTCAGCGGGTACGTCGAGATCCTGCCCAGCCCGTTCCTGCCCGACGGCGTCTTCGACGTGTGGGGCCTCGCCGCCGACGATCCGCGCCGGGCCACGACGCGGGTGCTCAACCCGCTGGAGGCCGACCGGCCGAACCTGGCCACGACGCTGCTGCCCGGCCTGCTCGAGGCGTTGGGCCGCAACGTGTCCCGCGGTGCGGTCGATACCGCGCTGTTCGCCATCGCGCAGGTGGTCGAACCCACCGAGCAGACCCGCGCTGTGGAGCGCATTCCCAACGACCGCAGGCCGACCGACGCGGAGATCGCGACCCTGGACGCCTCTCTGCCACGCCAGCCGCAACACGTCGGTGCGGTGCTGACCGGTCTGCGGGAACCTGCCGGACCGTGGGGGAAGGGCAGGCCGGTCGAGGCCGCCGACGCCTTCGAGATGGTGCGCATCGTCGGACGGGCGGCGGGGGTGGAGTTCACCCTGCGCGCCGCCCAGCACCTGCCCTGGCATCCGGGACGCGGTGCCGAGGTGCTGATCGGCGACGCCGTCGTCGGACATGCCGGACAGCTGCATCCGGCGGTCGTCGAGCGCGCGGGCCTGCCCAAGGGCACGTGTGCGGTCGAACTCGACCTCGACGCGGTCCCGATGACCGAACTCCTCCCGGCGCCGCGAGTCTCGCCGTTCCCCGCCGTCTTCCAGGACGTCAGCCTCATCGTGTCCGACGACGTCGCGGCGCAGAGCGTGGTCGACGCGGTGCGATCCGGCGCCGGTGAACTGCTCGAGGATGTGCGTCTGTTCGACGTCTACACCGGTCCGCAGATCGGCGACGGCCGCAAATCGCTCGCGCTCGCGCTGCGGTTCCGGGCCGCCGACCGGACGTTGACCGAAGACGAGGCGAGCGCCGCCCGCGACGCCGCGGTGCAGGCCGCAGCCGAGCAGGTCGGTGCAGTTCAGCGTCGCTGA